Proteins co-encoded in one Salvia splendens isolate huo1 chromosome 4, SspV2, whole genome shotgun sequence genomic window:
- the LOC121801098 gene encoding zinc finger protein 6-like yields MDEHSSSACDHDHQDYAHAPPSVMKIFGFSLRNDQNAPAPPLDLESKRFECQHCHRKFANSQALGGHQNAHKKERQRAKRAHFFADHRRMGAAAVHLIGPHGARSGGGGGRLLLPSHDGHQPQIVPRVLSGVPLRYHAAQPHPSRGEVGPQRQGLTTDGSEGLDVDLHL; encoded by the coding sequence ATGGATGAGCATTCATCATCTGCATGTGATCATGATCACCAAGATTATGCACATGCACCACCATCCGTGATGAAGATCTTCGGGTTCTCGCTGCGAAATGACCAAAATGCCCCCGCGCCGCCGCTAGACCTCGAGAGCAAGAGGTTTGAGTGCCAGCATTGCCACAGGAAATTCGCCAACTCGCAGGCATTGGGTGGCCACCAGAACGCGCACAAGAAGGAGAGGCAAAGGGCGAAGCGGGCCCACTTCTTTGCGGACCACCGGCGCATGGGGGCGGCCGCGGTGCACCTGATCGGGCCCCACGGAGCCCGGTCTGGCGGCGGGGGTGGGAGGCTGCTGCTCCCATCACATGATGGGCATCAGCCACAGATTGTACCTCGTGTTTTGTCCGGGGTACCCCTGAGGTACCACGCGGCCCAACCGCATCCCAGCCGGGGTGAGGTGGGGCCACAGAGACAGGGGCTGACGACAGATGGCAGCGAGGGATTGGATGTTGATCTGCATCTGTGA
- the LOC121801097 gene encoding uncharacterized protein LOC121801097, translating into MVGRSKIPLNFHSFRFERFLIRRREQEKPLAPAIPANSKLSPFPPEFISHRRHRCLKCCGCSAALLLILAVTTLILMLTIFHVKHPSLEIISVKIVGLNSLSNNNNPTLVAGVSIKNPNAALFKFHEAVTEVYYDGALVGEGRAAPGEAGHGG; encoded by the exons atgGTAGGTCGTAGCAAAATCCCGCTTAATTTCCACTCCTTCCGTTTTGAGCGGTTTTTGATACG AAGAAGAGAGCAAGAGAAGCCGCTCGCCCCGGCCATCCCCGCCAACTCCAAGCTCAGCCCTTTTCCACCGGAGTTCATATCACACCGCCGCCACCGGTGCCTCAAGTGTTGCGGCTGCTCCGCCGCGCTTCTCCTAATCCTAGCCGTCACAACACTCATCCTCATGCTCACGATCTTTCATGTGAAGCATCCATCGCTCGAGATCATCTCGGTCAAAATCGTTGGCCTCAATTCACTATCCAACAACAACAACCCGACGCTGGTGGCCGGCGTCTCGATCAAGAACCCCAATGCGGCGTTGTTCAAGTTCCACGAGGCAGTCACAGAGGTGTACTACGACGGCGCGCTCGTGGGAGAGGGTAGGGCGGCGCCGGGGGAGGCGGGGCACGGAGGGTAG